A genomic window from Salvia splendens isolate huo1 chromosome 11, SspV2, whole genome shotgun sequence includes:
- the LOC121756219 gene encoding probable LRR receptor-like serine/threonine-protein kinase At1g63430, translated as MMRWSTSCGVGLLFLSFGLFLADCATFPQNEVEALNSFKREILEDPSHVLSNWNFLDFDPCGWPFIACSVGGDHVIKLNVSGKSLKGFITPDLYQLSGLQELILHGNLLIGAIPKEIGMLKNLKVLDLGSNQLTGAIPPEIGNLRSIVKINLQSNGLVGKLPPELGNLEYLEELRLDRNKLGGNLPANSSDSISDTRGMPASNSLLTGFCRSSKLKVADFSFNFLVGIIPKCLGYLPRTSFQGNCLQDKDVKQRSAALCAGGAQPAKGRSGNPKHLPTAEVAKSRTNKSKPLWLLALEIGTGTIVGVLFVIALFVASQKWKRRHSVRIPWKKSLSTKDDISIYIDSGELKDVVRYRRQELEIACEDFSNIIGSSLDSLVYKGTMKGGPEIAVISLCIKEDQWSDDLELSFQKEVAGLARLNHENVGKLLGYCMESKPFTRMLVFDYASNGTLYEHLHYGEACQFSWTRRMRILIGIAHGLKYLHAELDPPFTISNMNSGSIYLTDEFSPKLVDFECWKTVLSRSEKSSGTVSNEGAVCILPNNLEGRHLDIQGNIYAFGILLLEIVSGRPSYCEDKGCLVEWAKEYLDSPEVISQVVDPELKHFRNEDLKVVCDVVNLCIGPSTSTRTSMVELCTMLESGIDTSVAAEMKASSLAWAELALSS; from the exons ATGATGAGATGGTCTACTTCATGTGGAGTTGGACTTCTTTTTTTAAGTTTTGGACTCTTTCTCGCTGACTGCGCCACATTCCCCCAAAATGAAG TTGAAGCTTTGAATTCCTTCAAGAGAGAGATTTTGGAGGATCCCTCACATGTGTTGTCGAATTGGAACTTTCTCGACTTCGATCCTTGTGGTTGGCCTTTCATTGCTTGCTCCGTGGGTGGAGATCATGTAATAAAGCT TAATGTGTCTGGAAAGTCTTTGAAGGGGTTTATTACACCTGACTTGTACCAGCTCTCGGGTTTGCAAGAATT AATTTTGCATGGAAATTTGTTGATTGGTGCAATTCCTAAGGAAATAGGCATGCTGAAAAACCTCAAGGTTTTGGACTTGGGTTCGAATCAGCTAACCGGAGCAATTCCGCCTGAGATTGGGAACTTAAGAAGCATCGTGAaaat AAATCTTCAATCTAATGGATTGGTGGGGAAGTTGCCTCCTGAACTTGGGAACTTGGAATATCTTGAGGAGCTTAGACTGGATAGGAATAAGCTTGGAGGAAATCTTCCTGCTAATAGTTCAGATTCTATCTCGGATACACGTGGAAT GCCTGCATCAAACAGCCTGCTCACGGGATTTTGTCGATCCTCCAAACTAAAAGTAGCCGACTTCTCATTCAATTTTTTGGTTGGAATCATACCTAAATGCTTGGGATATCTTCCTAG gaCAAGTTTCCAGGGCAATTGCCTTCAAGACAAAGACGTGAAGCAACGATCTGCTGCACTATGTG CGGGTGGCGCGCAACCTGCGAAAGGCCGTTCAGGTAACCCGAAGCACCTGCCTACTGCAGAGGTAGCAAAGAGCCGAACTAATAAATCAAAACCTTTGTGGCTTTTGGCTCTTGAAATTGGTACTGGAACTATAGTAGGCGTGCTCTTTGTCATTGCTCTTTTCGTGGCCTCCCAGAAGTGGAAGAGAAGACACTCTGTCAGGATCCCGTGGAAGAAGTCTTTGAGTACTAAGGACGACATTTCAATTTATATAG ATTCCGGGGAACTGAAGGATGTAGTAAGGTACAGGAGACAGGAACTTGAAATAGCCTGTGAAGATTTCAGCAACATCATCGGCTCGTCTCTGGATAGCTTAGTATATAAAGGCACCATGAAAGGTGGGCCAGAGATTGCTGTGATATCCCTTTGCATTAAAGAAGATCAGTGGTCAGACGACCTCGAGCTTTCTTTTCAGAAAGAG GTGGCTGGGTTGGCAAGATTGAATCACGAGAATGTGGGTAAATTGCTTGGCTATTGCATGGAAAGCAAGCCGTTTACAAGGATGCTGGTTTTTGATTATGCATCAAATGGAACACTTTATGAGCACCTTCATT ATGGAGAAGCCTGCCAATTCTCGTGGACTCGGCGCATGAGGATTCTTATCGGGATTGCCCATGGTTTAAAGTATCTTCACGCTGAACTCGACCCGCCGTTTACAATATCTAATATGAATTCCGGTTCCATTTATCTGACTGATGAATTTTCTCCCAAG CTGGTTGATTTTGAGTGCTGGAAGACAGTCCTTTCCAGATCAGAGAAAAGCTCGGGCACCGTTAGCAACGAGGGTGCAGTTTGTATTCTCCCAAATAATTTGGAAGGGCGTCATCTTGATATCCAGGGAAACATATATGCATTCGGGATTCTGTTACTTGAAATTGTCAGCGGGAGACCTTCGTACTGCGAGGATAAAGGATGCTTGGTGGAATGG GCTAAGGAGTATCTGGATTCGCCTGAAGTGATTTCACAAGTAGTGGATCCTGAGCTGAAGCATTTCAGAAACGAGGATCTGAAAGTGGTGTGTGACGTTGTGAACCTATGCATCGGTCCCAGCACGAGCACGAGGACGTCCATGGTGGAGCTGTGCACGATGTTGGAGAGTGGCATCGACACATCTGTAGCTGCGGAGATGAAGGCATCTTCTCTGGCTTGGGCTGAGCTTGCACTTTCTTCATAG
- the LOC121756465 gene encoding glutathione S-transferase T1-like, which yields MTLTVFADRMSQPSRAIIIFCKVNGIDFEEVRIDLAKRQQLTPQFQEITPMKKVPAIVDGRFKLFESHAILIYLACSFPGIADHWYPADLFLRAKIHSVLDWHHSNLRSGAAGYVLNSTLGPALGLPLNPEAAAKSEKLLSASLGKIESFWLKGRGRFLLGSTQPSIADLSLVCEIMQLELVDEKDRERILGPHKRVMKWVADTKNATSPHFDQVHSVLLKLKEKLQSERAVGETSQNVLPSKL from the exons ATGACGCTGACAGTATTTGCAGATCGCATGTCACAACCTTCCCGCGCAATTATCATTTTCTGCAA AGTAAACGGCATAGATTTTGAGGAGGTGAGAATCGACCTCGCCAAACGCCAGCAGTTAACTCCTCAATTTCAAG AAATAACACCGATGAAAAAAGTCCCTGCTATAGTGGATGGAAGATTCAAGCTTTTTGAGAG TCACGCGATTCTGATATATTTGGCTTGTTCGTTTCCTGGAATCGCCGATCATTG GTATCCTGCCGACCTGTTCTTAAGAGCAAAAATTCACTCTGTGCTGGATTGGCATCACTCGAATTTGCGTAGTGGTGCAG CTGGATATGTACTCAATTCGACACTTGGACCTGCACTCGGGCTGCCTCTGAATCCTGAAGCAGCAGCTAAAAGCGAGAAACTCCTTTCAGCATCTCTTGGAAAGATCGAATCTTTCTGGCTTAAAGGAAGAGGGCGTTTCTTACTTGGAAGCACGCAACCTTCTATTGCAGATCTCAGTTTAGTATGCGAGATAATGCAGCTCGAG CTTGTGGATGAAAAAGATCGAGAACGAATCTTGGGTCCCCACAAAAGAGTCATGAAGTGGGTTGCTGATACGAAGAATGCAACGAGTCCTCATTTTGACCAAGTTCATTCAGTCCTCCTCAAACTTAAAGAGAAGCTGCAATCTGAGAGAGCAGTTGGCGAGACAAGCCAAAATGTGCTGCCCTCTAAGTTGTAA